From one Flavobacterium kingsejongi genomic stretch:
- a CDS encoding AAA family ATPase: MSDVAAIQNLVQKQKELKREIAKIIVGQDDVVNQILLSIFSGGHALLVGVPGLAKTLMVNTISQALGLDFKRIQFTPDLMPSDILGSEILDENRQFKFIKGPIFSNIILADEINRTPPKTQAALLEAMQERAVTIAGHHYKLALPYFVLATQNPIEQEGTYPLPEAQLDRFMFAIKLDYPSFAEEVQVVKSTTSVSDVTVDPLFTSEEIIGYQQLIRKIPVADNVIEYAVTLVSKTRPDNPLSNEFVRNYLDWGAGPRASQNLILAAKAHAAFNGKFSPDIEDVQAVAIGILRHRIIKNYKAEAEGISEEKIIEKLF, translated from the coding sequence ATGTCAGACGTAGCTGCTATTCAGAATCTGGTTCAAAAGCAAAAAGAGCTTAAAAGGGAAATTGCAAAAATAATTGTAGGTCAGGACGATGTCGTCAACCAGATTTTACTCAGTATTTTTTCCGGAGGGCATGCGCTTTTGGTTGGTGTTCCCGGATTGGCAAAAACGTTGATGGTGAATACGATCTCTCAGGCACTAGGGCTTGATTTTAAACGTATCCAGTTTACACCGGATTTAATGCCTTCCGATATTTTGGGAAGTGAGATCCTGGATGAAAACCGACAGTTTAAATTCATCAAAGGGCCTATATTTTCGAATATTATCCTCGCCGATGAGATCAACCGTACACCGCCCAAAACACAGGCTGCTTTATTGGAAGCGATGCAGGAAAGGGCAGTGACTATAGCTGGGCACCACTATAAATTAGCATTGCCTTATTTCGTATTAGCGACACAAAATCCAATTGAGCAGGAAGGGACTTATCCGCTTCCGGAAGCCCAGTTGGACCGTTTTATGTTTGCAATAAAATTGGATTATCCCTCTTTTGCAGAAGAAGTTCAGGTGGTTAAAAGCACTACTTCAGTTTCGGATGTGACAGTGGACCCTTTGTTTACTTCAGAAGAAATTATTGGATACCAGCAGTTGATTCGTAAAATCCCAGTTGCCGATAATGTAATTGAATATGCAGTAACTTTGGTGAGTAAAACGCGTCCCGACAATCCACTGTCCAATGAATTTGTACGCAATTACCTAGATTGGGGAGCAGGGCCAAGAGCCTCACAGAACCTAATATTGGCTGCAAAAGCACATGCTGCATTTAATGGTAAGTTTTCCCCTGATATTGAAGATGTTCAGGCAGTAGCTATTGGTATTTTACGACACCGTATTATAAAAAATTATAAAGCCGAAGCCGAAGGGATTTCAGAAGAGAAAATCATTGAGAAATTGTTCTGA
- the mltG gene encoding endolytic transglycosylase MltG, whose amino-acid sequence MNLKKIVLIALVVIVAAASVYGYMIYRDIFSANTKFEEAETYVYVPTDATFSDVQKLVSPYVENMDRFMMVAKKKSYDSNVKAGKFLLKKGMNSNDIINSLRQSLPVKLAFNNQETLEDFVGRVGSQIEADSLSLLNAVKDKKFLEENGFTEENVLSMFIPNSYEFFWNTSAEKFRDRMAKEYRNFWTPERIQKAEAQNLTPLQASTLASIVHKETVKKDERPRVAGVYLNRLKSGMKLEADPTVIYAVKKNSGDFQQVIKRVLYKDLETDSPYNTYKYAGLPPGPIAMPDITAIDAVLNPEQHNYIYFCASVTNFGYHEFAVTPAQHEANRQKYVAWINKQGVKR is encoded by the coding sequence TTGAACTTAAAAAAAATTGTACTGATTGCCCTGGTCGTTATTGTTGCTGCGGCATCAGTATATGGTTATATGATTTATAGGGATATTTTTTCCGCCAACACCAAGTTTGAGGAAGCGGAAACCTATGTGTATGTCCCTACAGATGCTACTTTTTCGGATGTGCAAAAATTAGTGTCGCCCTACGTGGAGAATATGGATCGTTTTATGATGGTCGCCAAGAAGAAAAGTTATGATAGCAATGTGAAAGCAGGTAAGTTTTTGCTTAAAAAGGGGATGAACAGCAATGATATCATCAACTCTTTACGCCAAAGCCTGCCGGTAAAACTCGCTTTTAATAATCAGGAAACACTGGAAGATTTTGTAGGCCGCGTAGGCAGTCAGATTGAAGCCGATAGCTTAAGTCTGCTGAATGCGGTAAAAGATAAAAAATTTCTGGAGGAAAACGGATTTACAGAAGAGAATGTACTGAGTATGTTCATCCCGAATTCCTATGAATTTTTCTGGAATACCTCTGCTGAAAAATTCAGGGATAGAATGGCAAAAGAATACCGTAATTTCTGGACTCCAGAACGTATTCAAAAAGCCGAAGCCCAAAACCTTACTCCTTTACAGGCCAGTACGCTGGCTTCAATAGTACATAAAGAGACGGTAAAAAAAGATGAGCGTCCGAGAGTGGCCGGGGTATACCTGAACCGTTTGAAATCGGGTATGAAACTCGAAGCAGATCCTACGGTGATTTATGCGGTAAAGAAAAATAGTGGCGATTTTCAACAGGTAATAAAAAGGGTACTGTATAAAGACCTGGAAACCGATTCTCCGTATAATACCTATAAATATGCAGGGCTTCCCCCTGGTCCAATTGCTATGCCTGATATTACAGCGATTGACGCCGTTTTAAATCCGGAACAGCATAATTATATCTATTTCTGTGCCAGTGTAACCAATTTTGGGTACCATGAATTTGCTGTAACGCCAGCCCAACATGAAGCGAACAGGCAAAAATATGTCGCCTGGATCAACAAGCAGGGCGTAAAAAGATAA
- a CDS encoding aconitate hydratase — protein sequence MAFDIEMIKKAYASMTERVDKARELVGRPLTLTEKILYSHLWEGSASQAFTRGKDYVDFAPDRVACQDATAQMALLQFMHAGKSKVAVPTTVHCDHLIQAKVDAKTDLARAKTQSNEVFDFLSSVSDKYGIGFWKPGAGIIHQVVLENYAFPGGMMIGTDSHTVNAGGLGMLAIGVGGADAVDVMSGMAWELKFPKLIGIKLTGKLSGWTAPKDVILKVAGILTVKGGTGAVVEYFGEGARAMSCTGKGTICNMGAEIGATTSTFGYDESMDRYLRSTDRGDVADAANEIAKYLTGDDEVYADPEKYFDEVIEINLSELEPYLNGPFTPDLATPISKMKEEALKNNWPLKIEVGLIGSCTNSSYEDISRAASLAKQVADKNLKTKSQFTITPGSELVRYTIERDGFIETFDKIGATVFANACGPCIGMWDREGAEKEERNTIVHSFNRNFSKRADGNPNTLAFVGSPELVTALAIAGDLSFNPLTDTLINEDGIEVKLDEPTGNELPPRGFAAEDAGFQAPSEDGTGVQVVVSPTSERLQLLEPFDPWDGKNITGAKLLIKAFGKCTTDHISMAGPWLRFRGHLDNISNNMLIGAINAFNQKSNLVKNQLTGEYGTVPGVQREYKAAGMPTVVVGDHNYGEGSSREHAAMEPRFLGVKAVLVKSFARIHETNLKKQGLLGLTFANEADYDLIQEDDSFNFVDLVDFAPGKPLTIELQHKDGSKDVILANHTYNEGQIGWFKAGSALNLIAAAGNA from the coding sequence ATGGCTTTTGATATTGAAATGATTAAGAAGGCGTATGCATCTATGACAGAGCGTGTAGATAAAGCACGTGAACTTGTAGGGCGTCCGTTGACACTGACTGAAAAGATTTTATATTCCCACCTTTGGGAAGGATCAGCTTCTCAGGCTTTTACACGAGGAAAAGATTATGTTGATTTCGCTCCGGACAGGGTAGCTTGTCAGGATGCTACGGCTCAAATGGCTTTACTCCAGTTCATGCACGCAGGAAAAAGTAAAGTTGCAGTACCTACTACGGTACATTGTGATCACCTGATCCAGGCAAAAGTAGATGCAAAGACCGATTTGGCCAGAGCAAAAACGCAAAGTAATGAAGTATTTGATTTCCTTTCTTCAGTATCGGATAAATATGGAATTGGATTTTGGAAACCTGGAGCGGGAATTATTCACCAGGTAGTATTGGAAAACTATGCTTTCCCTGGAGGAATGATGATCGGAACCGATTCTCATACCGTAAATGCAGGTGGTTTAGGAATGCTTGCCATCGGAGTTGGTGGTGCTGATGCAGTGGATGTAATGTCCGGAATGGCATGGGAGCTTAAATTTCCTAAATTAATCGGGATCAAGCTGACTGGAAAATTATCCGGATGGACTGCCCCAAAAGATGTTATCCTTAAAGTTGCCGGAATTCTTACTGTAAAAGGTGGAACTGGAGCAGTAGTAGAATATTTTGGTGAAGGCGCACGCGCAATGTCTTGTACTGGTAAAGGTACAATCTGTAACATGGGAGCTGAAATTGGAGCTACAACTTCAACTTTTGGTTATGATGAATCTATGGATCGTTACCTGCGTTCTACAGATAGAGGAGATGTGGCTGATGCTGCAAATGAAATTGCAAAATACCTGACAGGTGATGATGAAGTATACGCTGATCCAGAGAAATATTTTGACGAAGTAATCGAAATCAATCTTTCTGAATTGGAGCCTTACTTAAACGGTCCTTTTACACCGGATTTGGCTACTCCAATTTCAAAAATGAAAGAAGAAGCACTTAAAAATAACTGGCCTTTGAAAATTGAGGTAGGTTTAATTGGTTCTTGTACGAACTCTTCTTATGAAGATATCTCAAGAGCAGCTTCGTTAGCGAAGCAGGTAGCGGATAAAAATTTAAAAACAAAATCTCAGTTCACCATTACTCCTGGTTCTGAGTTGGTACGCTATACAATCGAGCGTGACGGATTTATTGAAACGTTCGACAAAATTGGTGCTACAGTATTTGCTAATGCTTGTGGGCCATGTATTGGAATGTGGGACAGAGAAGGTGCTGAAAAAGAAGAACGTAATACAATCGTTCACTCTTTCAACAGAAACTTCTCCAAACGTGCCGATGGTAACCCTAATACATTGGCATTCGTTGGATCGCCGGAATTGGTAACTGCTTTGGCTATTGCCGGAGACTTGAGCTTCAATCCACTTACAGATACCTTGATTAATGAGGATGGCATAGAAGTTAAATTGGACGAGCCAACAGGAAATGAGCTTCCGCCAAGAGGTTTTGCTGCTGAAGATGCTGGTTTCCAGGCGCCATCAGAAGATGGTACCGGAGTTCAGGTTGTGGTAAGTCCTACTTCAGAGCGTTTACAGTTGTTGGAGCCTTTTGACCCATGGGATGGTAAAAATATTACCGGAGCTAAGTTACTGATCAAAGCTTTTGGAAAATGTACTACGGATCACATCTCTATGGCTGGACCATGGTTGCGTTTCAGAGGGCATTTGGATAATATCTCCAATAATATGCTTATCGGTGCAATCAATGCTTTTAACCAAAAATCAAACTTGGTAAAAAATCAATTGACTGGTGAATATGGTACTGTTCCAGGTGTACAAAGAGAATATAAAGCTGCAGGTATGCCAACAGTAGTTGTGGGCGATCATAACTATGGTGAAGGTTCTTCCCGTGAGCATGCTGCTATGGAGCCTCGCTTTTTAGGAGTTAAAGCAGTTTTGGTAAAATCTTTTGCGCGTATCCACGAAACCAACCTTAAAAAACAAGGTCTTTTAGGATTGACTTTTGCAAATGAAGCAGATTACGATCTGATTCAGGAAGATGATAGCTTTAACTTTGTAGATCTTGTTGATTTTGCACCAGGCAAACCATTAACAATTGAATTACAGCACAAAGATGGTAGCAAAGATGTTATTCTGGCAAACCATACTTATAATGAAGGACAGATCGGTTGGTTTAAAGCAGGCTCTGCTTTGAATTTAATTGCTGCTGCTGGAAATGCATAA
- the dapF gene encoding diaminopimelate epimerase, giving the protein MHITFYKYQGTGNDFVMIDNRNLSFPKESRIIEHLCDRRFGIGADGLILLENHPTENFRMVYFNSDGNESSMCGNGGRCLVAFAKQLGVIENEASFEAVDGMHHATVSGTGIVSLQMKDVTAVDHYEGHVFLNTGSPHHVEIVDDLEGLDVKGYGASIRYGALYGAAGSNINFVNQIGDAIFAVRTYERGVEDETFSCGTGVTAVAIAMKATGKTDANLVQLETPGGTLEVAFEQDGTTFTQVFLKGPAKFVFEGTITI; this is encoded by the coding sequence ATGCATATTACATTTTATAAATATCAGGGAACAGGGAATGATTTCGTTATGATCGATAACCGGAATCTGTCATTTCCAAAGGAGAGCAGGATTATTGAACACCTTTGTGACAGACGATTTGGAATTGGTGCAGATGGATTGATTTTACTTGAAAACCATCCCACGGAAAATTTCAGGATGGTATATTTCAATTCTGACGGTAATGAAAGCAGTATGTGTGGTAATGGCGGCAGGTGTTTGGTTGCTTTTGCAAAACAATTGGGTGTCATAGAAAATGAGGCTTCTTTTGAGGCAGTGGACGGAATGCATCATGCTACCGTAAGTGGAACAGGAATTGTGTCGTTGCAAATGAAAGACGTAACGGCTGTGGACCATTATGAAGGGCATGTTTTTTTAAATACGGGTTCTCCTCACCATGTTGAAATAGTAGATGATCTTGAGGGATTGGATGTAAAAGGATACGGTGCTTCGATTCGGTATGGTGCATTATATGGTGCAGCTGGAAGTAATATTAACTTCGTGAATCAGATAGGCGATGCCATTTTTGCTGTTCGTACTTATGAGAGAGGTGTAGAGGATGAAACTTTTTCCTGTGGAACAGGCGTAACTGCAGTGGCTATTGCAATGAAAGCTACCGGGAAAACCGATGCAAATCTTGTCCAGCTTGAAACTCCGGGTGGGACTTTGGAAGTCGCTTTCGAACAGGATGGAACGACTTTTACGCAGGTGTTCTTAAAAGGACCTGCGAAATTTGTTTTCGAAGGAACCATTACGATTTAA
- a CDS encoding peptidoglycan-binding protein LysM has product MIKKWIYYAGLMTVTGFSSLGFHNVGAEKNEWFHVSESEKLEVSVPSKEEIETKQVTVPFTGKTYTGFKQAVAYKESQGQYKLVNTFGYMGKYQFGMSALRAVGITNANLFLNSPLLQEKAFKALLAINKHELKREIDIYEGKVINGVKVTESGILASAHLLGANSVRSYLKSNGKKHKKDGFGTSIKTYMKKFGGYDTSGIIPNRNAKVNML; this is encoded by the coding sequence ATGATTAAAAAATGGATTTACTATGCAGGACTGATGACAGTTACCGGCTTTTCAAGTTTGGGATTTCATAATGTTGGTGCAGAGAAAAACGAATGGTTTCATGTGTCGGAGAGTGAGAAATTAGAAGTCTCCGTGCCTTCAAAGGAGGAAATTGAAACAAAACAGGTGACTGTTCCTTTTACAGGAAAAACGTATACCGGCTTTAAGCAGGCCGTGGCATACAAAGAGTCACAAGGACAGTATAAATTAGTCAATACTTTTGGCTATATGGGGAAATACCAATTCGGAATGTCTGCATTACGAGCAGTTGGTATTACAAATGCAAATCTCTTTTTAAATTCGCCTCTTTTACAGGAGAAGGCTTTTAAAGCTCTTTTAGCGATCAATAAGCACGAATTAAAGCGTGAAATTGATATTTATGAAGGAAAGGTCATTAATGGAGTAAAAGTTACAGAGTCCGGTATTTTAGCTTCAGCCCATCTTTTAGGGGCCAACTCTGTAAGGAGTTACCTGAAAAGTAATGGTAAAAAGCATAAAAAAGATGGTTTTGGAACATCCATAAAAACCTATATGAAGAAATTTGGTGGCTATGATACTTCTGGTATTATTCCCAATCGAAATGCTAAAGTGAACATGTTGTAA
- a CDS encoding GNAT family N-acetyltransferase, translating to MITLQGKTIYLRALEPEDLEFVYAIENDEAVWEVSNTQTPYSRFLIKQYLENAQQDIYEARQLRLAICENNSFKAIGLIDLFEYDPRNQRAGIGIVIQKGEDRNQGIGSQALGLLVQYAFSHLNLHQLFANISSENEISIKLFTNFGFEKIGIKKQWNRVATGYTDEILYQLININN from the coding sequence ATGATAACCTTACAGGGAAAGACAATCTACCTACGTGCATTGGAGCCGGAAGATCTCGAATTTGTATATGCAATAGAAAATGATGAGGCCGTTTGGGAAGTAAGCAACACGCAAACACCCTACAGCAGGTTCCTGATTAAGCAATACCTGGAAAATGCGCAACAGGATATTTATGAAGCCAGGCAATTACGGCTGGCCATTTGTGAAAATAATAGTTTTAAGGCCATAGGGTTGATTGATCTTTTTGAGTATGATCCAAGAAACCAACGGGCGGGAATTGGTATTGTTATCCAAAAAGGGGAAGACCGGAATCAGGGGATTGGAAGCCAGGCTTTAGGGTTGTTGGTTCAGTATGCCTTCAGCCATTTAAATTTACATCAATTATTTGCAAATATCAGCAGTGAGAATGAAATTAGTATAAAGCTTTTTACTAATTTTGGATTCGAAAAAATTGGAATTAAAAAACAATGGAACCGGGTTGCAACCGGCTATACGGATGAAATTCTATACCAACTCATAAATATTAACAACTAA
- a CDS encoding SAM-dependent methyltransferase — MKATPFKGKLYLIPITLGESDPLDVLPQTVKRAIDFIDDFIVENEKTARKFIKSIAPEKPQPSLRLSTLNKHTETSEHEQMIKPCLEGKNIGLMSEAGCPGVADPGAVIVKIAHERGIQVVPLVGPSSILLAMMGSGMNGQSFAFNGYLPIDKSEKKQALKTFEKLSLDKNQSQLFIETPYRNNKLIEDLLQALQPSTLLCIACDLTLPTEYIKTMKVAEWKKTKVDLHNRPAIFIIHKT; from the coding sequence ATGAAAGCCACACCGTTTAAAGGAAAACTTTATTTAATCCCGATCACCTTAGGAGAATCTGACCCTCTGGATGTATTACCCCAAACGGTAAAAAGAGCCATTGATTTTATTGATGATTTTATTGTGGAAAATGAGAAAACAGCCCGAAAATTCATCAAAAGCATCGCTCCGGAAAAACCACAACCCTCACTACGCCTTAGTACATTAAACAAACATACCGAGACTTCGGAACACGAGCAGATGATCAAACCCTGCCTCGAAGGAAAAAATATTGGATTGATGTCTGAAGCTGGCTGCCCTGGCGTTGCCGATCCCGGAGCTGTAATCGTAAAAATCGCACATGAAAGAGGCATACAGGTAGTACCTTTAGTTGGTCCTTCCTCTATATTATTAGCCATGATGGGATCCGGCATGAATGGCCAAAGTTTTGCTTTCAACGGCTATCTTCCGATTGATAAATCTGAAAAAAAACAGGCTTTGAAAACTTTTGAAAAATTATCTTTGGATAAAAACCAGTCCCAGCTTTTCATAGAGACACCGTATCGCAATAATAAGCTCATAGAAGACCTGCTACAGGCCTTACAGCCTTCAACCCTGCTTTGTATTGCCTGCGACCTTACATTGCCCACAGAATACATTAAAACAATGAAAGTTGCTGAATGGAAAAAAACAAAGGTGGACCTACACAACCGTCCTGCCATTTTTATTATCCATAAGACCTAA
- a CDS encoding trypsin-like peptidase domain-containing protein — protein sequence MKRFSSLFLVALLSGATTLGAYKLLFDENAVFSDTSKSMVTTASGNYTRTVGLSPETLDFTDAADKAVHSVVHIKNLSYVTRSNPMMEFFYGYKGGQPQAQVGTGSGVIISADGYIVTNNHVINNASEIEVTLNNKKTYKAELIGTDSKMDIALLKIHTNDKLPYSTFGDSDAIRVGEWVLAVGNPYNLTSTVTAGIVSAKARNLGSQANDMQSFIQTDAAVNPGNSGGALVNTRGELIGINTMISSMTGSYVGYSFAVPSNITKKIIDDILEFGNVQRGILGVEGGELNDKASKELGISATQGFFVNKVTPKSGAAIAGIKKGDIITKLDNTAIYSYADIAAFLNTKRPEDVVRVTYIRDEKTLVTPVTLTKNEFLAYDYNGLQLENLDSSEKKRFNLNYGVKIKETTNPSFEELAGKIILTIDNQKVKDIEMVSAILSRKQENSLTKIELLNPNGQIERYIFR from the coding sequence ATGAAAAGATTTTCGAGTTTATTCTTAGTAGCACTGTTAAGTGGCGCTACTACTTTGGGAGCTTATAAACTATTATTTGATGAAAATGCGGTCTTTTCAGACACTTCTAAATCAATGGTCACTACTGCTTCCGGCAACTATACCAGAACTGTAGGACTTTCACCTGAAACACTGGATTTTACCGATGCAGCAGACAAAGCGGTACATTCTGTCGTACACATTAAAAACCTTTCCTATGTCACCCGTTCGAATCCTATGATGGAGTTTTTTTACGGCTATAAGGGCGGGCAGCCACAAGCACAGGTTGGAACTGGATCCGGAGTAATTATTTCTGCCGATGGGTATATCGTAACCAACAACCATGTGATCAATAATGCTTCAGAAATTGAAGTTACCCTGAATAATAAAAAAACCTATAAAGCGGAATTGATCGGAACGGACTCCAAAATGGACATTGCCCTACTTAAAATCCATACTAATGATAAATTGCCCTATAGCACTTTTGGGGATTCAGATGCTATCAGGGTAGGCGAATGGGTTTTAGCTGTTGGCAATCCCTACAACCTTACCTCTACTGTAACTGCCGGAATTGTTTCTGCAAAAGCACGAAATTTAGGCTCTCAAGCCAATGACATGCAATCTTTCATCCAGACTGATGCGGCTGTAAATCCCGGAAACAGTGGTGGTGCATTAGTCAATACCCGTGGGGAACTGATAGGGATCAATACTATGATTTCATCCATGACAGGTTCCTATGTCGGCTATTCTTTTGCTGTACCGTCCAATATCACCAAAAAAATAATCGATGATATATTGGAATTTGGCAATGTACAACGCGGCATCCTTGGTGTTGAAGGCGGAGAGCTCAACGATAAAGCATCCAAAGAATTAGGAATCTCAGCCACACAAGGCTTTTTTGTAAATAAGGTCACCCCAAAATCAGGGGCTGCAATTGCAGGCATCAAAAAAGGAGACATTATCACCAAATTGGATAATACCGCTATTTATTCCTATGCAGATATTGCTGCATTCCTAAACACTAAACGTCCGGAAGATGTCGTGCGCGTCACTTATATCCGCGATGAAAAAACGTTGGTAACTCCAGTTACATTAACGAAAAATGAATTTTTAGCTTATGATTACAACGGATTACAATTGGAAAATCTGGACAGCAGCGAGAAGAAACGATTCAACCTGAATTATGGTGTCAAAATAAAAGAAACTACAAATCCAAGTTTTGAAGAACTGGCAGGTAAAATCATTCTTACAATAGACAATCAAAAAGTAAAAGATATCGAAATGGTTTCGGCTATACTAAGCCGCAAACAGGAAAATTCTCTTACAAAAATAGAATTACTTAATCCTAACGGTCAAATCGAGCGCTATATATTCAGGTAA
- a CDS encoding glyceraldehyde-3-phosphate dehydrogenase, translated as MNNNVLYEKELSFQADRRRAGVEFIKIISDLWYDKSIELVFFRNQLIDRNVSDIINLHEYAGEFVGKPISVFDSVEIAQAIMALDLPQSKLDIGKLTYEYHLQDDKYNDATAFVIDKLRNAKDFKHNKPKDVILYGFGRIGRLLARELMSKTGKGTQMRLRAIVTRDKNDAINLEKRASLLRYDSVHGDFHGSVHADPENNALNINGTTVHMITAGSPEEIDYTLYGIEDALVIDNTGAFTNEEALSRHLVSKGVDKVLLTAPGKGIPNIVYGVNHNEYNPDKVSIFSAASCTTNAITPILKAIEDTLGVVKGHLETIHSYTNDQNLVDNMHSKYRRGRAAALNMVITETGAGAAVAKALPVLAGKLTSNAIRVPVPNGSLAVLNLEVSQNTSIEEINNIMKRYALEGELVEQIKYSLNNELVSSDIIGTSAPSIYDSNATIVSPDGKNIVLYIWYDNEYGYSHQVIRLARYISKVRRYSYY; from the coding sequence ATGAACAATAACGTTTTGTACGAAAAAGAACTTTCATTTCAGGCTGATCGACGCCGGGCAGGAGTGGAATTTATTAAGATCATAAGTGACTTATGGTATGATAAATCGATCGAATTGGTTTTTTTCAGAAACCAACTGATTGACCGCAATGTAAGTGACATTATCAATCTTCATGAATATGCAGGGGAATTTGTAGGAAAACCAATTTCCGTATTTGATTCTGTTGAAATTGCGCAAGCAATTATGGCCCTGGACCTGCCACAATCAAAACTTGACATTGGTAAATTAACGTACGAATACCATCTCCAGGATGACAAGTACAATGATGCTACTGCTTTTGTAATCGACAAACTTCGAAATGCAAAAGATTTTAAGCACAATAAGCCGAAAGATGTTATCCTGTATGGCTTTGGAAGAATCGGTCGCCTTTTGGCCCGTGAACTGATGTCCAAAACAGGAAAAGGAACGCAAATGCGCCTTCGTGCCATCGTCACCCGGGACAAAAATGACGCTATAAATTTAGAAAAACGCGCTTCGCTATTGCGCTATGATTCTGTACATGGTGATTTCCATGGTTCTGTGCATGCAGATCCTGAAAATAACGCACTGAATATTAATGGCACTACTGTGCACATGATTACAGCGGGTAGCCCGGAAGAAATCGACTATACTTTATATGGTATTGAAGATGCCCTGGTTATAGACAATACCGGTGCTTTTACAAACGAAGAAGCGCTGAGCCGTCATCTGGTTTCCAAAGGTGTAGACAAAGTTTTATTAACCGCACCCGGAAAAGGAATCCCAAATATTGTTTACGGTGTAAACCACAATGAATACAATCCTGATAAAGTATCTATTTTTTCTGCTGCATCCTGTACTACCAATGCTATCACTCCCATCCTGAAAGCGATCGAAGATACATTGGGTGTTGTTAAAGGACACCTAGAAACGATTCATTCCTATACCAACGACCAGAATCTGGTAGATAACATGCACAGCAAATACCGTCGCGGAAGAGCAGCTGCATTAAACATGGTCATTACCGAGACCGGAGCCGGAGCTGCTGTTGCCAAAGCACTACCCGTATTGGCCGGAAAATTAACATCCAATGCGATCCGTGTACCTGTGCCGAATGGCTCCCTTGCTGTCTTAAATCTCGAAGTATCACAAAATACCTCGATCGAAGAGATCAACAATATCATGAAACGCTATGCCCTGGAAGGCGAATTGGTAGAACAGATTAAATATTCCCTTAACAACGAACTGGTATCTTCCGATATTATCGGTACATCAGCTCCCTCAATCTATGACAGTAACGCAACTATTGTTTCCCCGGACGGGAAGAATATTGTTTTATACATATGGTATGATAACGAATACGGATACAGCCATCAGGTAATACGCCTGGCACGCTATATTTCTAAAGTACGTCGTTACTCTTACTATTAG
- a CDS encoding helix-turn-helix domain-containing protein: protein MERITEKIRTLRLQRGYTLEYMGQLLHISQPAYSKLEKNETKLSVERLIEIARVLHIPVIELLEVADFSETQDTAAVSFYEKPYYDNLHISGKIEELYEARLKDKDLMLEQLKKIIEDLSK from the coding sequence ATGGAAAGGATAACCGAAAAGATCAGGACATTACGCCTTCAACGAGGCTATACCTTAGAGTACATGGGGCAATTACTTCATATTTCGCAGCCCGCTTATTCTAAGTTGGAAAAGAACGAAACCAAACTTAGTGTAGAACGTCTCATTGAAATCGCCCGCGTACTGCATATTCCTGTAATTGAATTATTAGAAGTAGCTGATTTTTCAGAGACACAAGACACGGCAGCAGTTTCTTTTTATGAGAAACCTTATTATGACAACCTCCATATCTCCGGAAAAATAGAAGAACTTTACGAGGCACGGCTAAAAGACAAAGACCTTATGCTGGAACAGCTGAAAAAGATTATTGAGGATTTATCGAAATAG